Proteins found in one Aneurinibacillus uraniidurans genomic segment:
- a CDS encoding helix-turn-helix domain-containing protein — MSKMIFNAFQMKLLGKNPNINKVSERSLTYHPDFRLKAVKENLKGKEPMQIFLENGFDLAIIGKEKPKQCLKRWRKIYQQFGEDGFYTERRGKGSVGRPSFKVLTPEMDRKR, encoded by the coding sequence ATGAGTAAAATGATCTTCAATGCTTTCCAAATGAAACTGTTAGGGAAGAATCCAAATATCAATAAAGTTTCGGAGCGTTCCCTTACGTATCATCCAGATTTTAGGTTGAAGGCGGTCAAAGAGAATCTGAAAGGCAAGGAGCCGATGCAGATTTTCCTTGAGAATGGATTTGATCTTGCGATCATTGGAAAAGAGAAGCCAAAACAATGTCTTAAAAGGTGGCGCAAAATCTACCAACAGTTTGGAGAGGATGGATTTTATACAGAACGGAGAGGAAAAGGAAGTGTAGGTCGGCCTTCTTTCAAAGTATTGACACCAGAGATGGATAGGAAAAGATAG
- a CDS encoding helix-turn-helix domain-containing protein — translation MSEQQREELKQLIVENTPADQGIGMYTSWDTRIIQMLLQEKYGVSMSRGGITGMLRRMGLSYTRPTYTLAKADKKK, via the coding sequence TTGAGTGAACAGCAGCGAGAAGAACTGAAACAATTGATTGTAGAAAATACGCCTGCAGACCAAGGAATCGGTATGTATACATCTTGGGACACCCGTATCATTCAGATGCTTTTACAGGAAAAGTACGGGGTTTCCATGAGTCGTGGCGGAATTACAGGTATGCTCCGTCGGATGGGATTGAGTTATACTCGTCCCACTTATACGCTTGCAAAAGCAGATAAGAAGAAGTAG
- a CDS encoding IS630 family transposase, with translation MKKLLTDDMVFLYEDESHIRDYQALRATWAEIGKQKKIPTYGHHASVTLFGVVNVLDGDVFCMQAEQCNAETFRSFLKNVLEWYANKTVVMVLDNARIYRAKLIQPLLEENRNQLFFIFLPPYSPNLNPIERLWKWLKESVIVNRFHKNKKGIEKSVQTFLEFVQASADQILHRPGCKSEKSKC, from the coding sequence ATGAAAAAACTTTTGACAGACGATATGGTGTTTCTCTATGAAGATGAAAGCCACATTCGTGATTATCAAGCCCTTCGGGCTACATGGGCTGAAATAGGAAAGCAAAAGAAAATTCCTACTTATGGGCATCACGCAAGTGTTACTCTGTTTGGTGTCGTGAATGTTCTTGATGGAGATGTTTTTTGTATGCAGGCTGAACAGTGCAATGCGGAAACCTTCCGTTCTTTTTTAAAGAACGTATTGGAGTGGTATGCGAATAAGACGGTTGTAATGGTGTTGGACAATGCTCGCATTTATCGAGCCAAGCTGATTCAACCTCTTTTAGAGGAGAATCGAAATCAACTCTTTTTCATTTTCTTACCGCCTTATTCCCCAAATTTGAACCCGATTGAACGGTTATGGAAATGGCTCAAGGAAAGCGTCATTGTGAATCGATTTCATAAGAACAAAAAAGGAATCGAAAAGTCCGTTCAAACTTTTTTGGAGTTTGTTCAAGCATCTGCGGATCAGATATTACATCGCCCTGGTTGTAAGTCCGAGAAGTCGAAATGTTAA
- a CDS encoding transposase has product MYKKALSSRVCKQLKQHFRILGKRNEDLTDRECKLLKDLLHYSDLLRDVYEWKEAFIEWYDCGPSFAHAKQGFVRWCKQGEKMDHAAIQSCLKTMETWEEEICNYHRLRFTNAAVEGRNNKIKALQRWHYFTRNKKYYKQRILLECNEERITG; this is encoded by the coding sequence GTGTACAAGAAAGCACTTTCTTCTCGTGTGTGTAAACAGCTAAAACAACACTTTCGTATTCTTGGGAAACGCAACGAAGATTTAACGGATCGAGAGTGTAAGCTCTTGAAAGACCTCCTTCATTACTCGGATCTCTTACGAGATGTATATGAGTGGAAGGAAGCATTTATCGAGTGGTATGACTGTGGCCCCTCTTTCGCCCATGCCAAACAAGGGTTTGTACGTTGGTGTAAGCAAGGAGAAAAAATGGATCATGCAGCGATCCAATCCTGTCTGAAAACAATGGAAACCTGGGAAGAAGAAATCTGTAATTATCACCGTCTTCGCTTTACCAATGCAGCTGTGGAAGGTAGAAATAATAAAATCAAAGCGCTACAGCGTTGGCACTACTTTACACGAAACAAGAAGTATTATAAGCAACGAATTTTATTGGAGTGTAATGAGGAGCGAATTACGGGTTGA
- a CDS encoding class I SAM-dependent methyltransferase, protein MNCFVCNNNMRFYFQKKFEFAGLETVDYFQCSSCGFVISKTHLDMSEDTWGKLNADYHLGYQKSENNVDDPNWLTRLKLQKDVIYQLSTTGLLNLELPWVDYGCGDGKLADLLTSKGVNVLKYDRFLSSNGYLSENELLSQKYGLVINTSVFEHVLDIKDLDYIASLVDEDGVLAVHTWVGEEVPRDPEWFYLLPVHCSFYTNESMQILFERWGFKTSIYHPDSRLWFWFKKENIHVEEVIQNFKSEKGAKFHFKKGFMDYWK, encoded by the coding sequence ATGAACTGTTTTGTTTGTAACAATAATATGAGGTTTTATTTCCAAAAGAAGTTTGAATTTGCAGGATTAGAGACAGTTGATTATTTTCAATGCTCTTCATGTGGCTTTGTTATATCGAAAACACATTTAGATATGTCGGAAGATACTTGGGGGAAACTTAACGCAGATTATCACCTAGGGTATCAGAAATCTGAAAATAATGTCGATGATCCAAATTGGCTTACAAGATTAAAGCTACAAAAAGATGTTATTTATCAATTAAGTACAACAGGATTACTTAATTTAGAGTTACCTTGGGTTGACTATGGATGTGGAGATGGAAAACTAGCTGATTTGTTAACTAGCAAAGGGGTGAATGTATTAAAATATGATCGGTTTTTAAGTTCAAACGGTTATTTATCAGAAAATGAATTATTATCACAAAAGTATGGTTTGGTAATAAACACATCTGTATTTGAACATGTTTTAGACATAAAGGACTTAGATTATATTGCAAGCCTAGTTGATGAGGATGGGGTTCTTGCTGTACACACTTGGGTTGGAGAAGAAGTTCCGAGAGACCCTGAATGGTTTTACCTTCTACCAGTACATTGCTCTTTTTATACTAATGAAAGTATGCAAATTTTGTTTGAGAGATGGGGGTTTAAAACCTCAATTTATCATCCAGATTCGAGATTATGGTTTTGGTTTAAAAAAGAAAATATTCATGTAGAAGAAGTGATTCAAAATTTCAAATCGGAAAAAGGGGCTAAATTCCATTTTAAAAAAGGTTTTATGGACTATTGGAAATAA
- a CDS encoding Glu/Leu/Phe/Val family dehydrogenase, translating to MGANEVAGKPANGNAGQQESLNVLDSTQTVIHEALSKLGYSETMYEFLKEPMRMFTVRIPVRMDNGETKIFTGYRAQHNDAVGPTKGGVRFHPDVTEDEVKALSIWMSLKCGIVDLPYGGGKGGIICDPREMSFRELERLSRGYVRAISQIVGPTKDIPAPDVFTNSQIMAWMMDEYSKIREFDSPGFITGKPLVLGGSQGRETATAKGVTICIEQAAKKRGIEIKGARVVVQGFGNAGSFLAKFMHDAGAKVIAISDAYGALHDENGLDIDDLLERRDSFGTVTKLFTNTISNQELLELDCDILVPAAIENQITAANAHNIKASIVVEAANGPTTLEATRILTERGILLVPDVLASSGGVTVSYFEWVQNNQGYYWTEEEVETRLRDVLVRSFENVYNTHATRGVNMRLAAYMVGVRKMAEASQFRGWV from the coding sequence ATGGGAGCAAATGAAGTAGCTGGAAAACCTGCGAATGGGAACGCAGGCCAGCAAGAAAGTTTGAATGTGTTAGACTCAACACAAACTGTTATTCATGAAGCATTAAGTAAGCTTGGTTATTCCGAAACGATGTATGAGTTCTTGAAAGAACCAATGCGCATGTTTACCGTTCGCATTCCAGTGCGTATGGATAATGGCGAAACTAAAATTTTCACAGGCTATCGTGCGCAGCATAACGATGCTGTTGGACCAACAAAAGGTGGCGTACGCTTCCATCCGGATGTTACTGAGGATGAGGTTAAAGCGCTTTCAATTTGGATGAGTTTGAAGTGCGGGATTGTTGACCTACCGTACGGCGGTGGTAAAGGCGGTATCATCTGCGATCCGCGTGAAATGTCATTCCGCGAGCTTGAGCGACTGAGCCGTGGTTACGTACGTGCAATTAGCCAAATCGTAGGACCAACAAAAGACATTCCAGCGCCGGACGTATTTACGAATTCACAAATCATGGCATGGATGATGGACGAATACAGCAAAATTCGTGAATTTGATTCACCAGGCTTCATCACAGGCAAGCCGCTTGTACTTGGGGGCTCACAAGGCCGCGAGACTGCGACTGCTAAAGGGGTTACGATCTGCATCGAGCAGGCGGCGAAAAAGCGCGGCATCGAAATCAAAGGCGCCCGCGTAGTGGTTCAAGGTTTCGGTAATGCAGGTAGCTTCCTGGCGAAATTCATGCATGATGCGGGTGCAAAAGTTATTGCGATCTCAGACGCATACGGTGCATTGCATGATGAGAACGGTCTCGATATTGACGACCTGCTTGAGCGCCGTGATTCATTCGGTACGGTGACGAAGCTGTTTACAAATACAATTTCAAATCAGGAACTTCTGGAACTTGATTGCGACATTCTCGTTCCGGCAGCGATTGAAAACCAAATCACAGCAGCGAATGCGCATAACATTAAGGCGAGCATCGTAGTAGAAGCAGCGAACGGACCGACGACGCTCGAAGCAACTCGAATTCTTACTGAGCGCGGCATTTTGCTTGTGCCAGACGTGCTTGCAAGCTCCGGTGGTGTAACGGTTTCGTACTTTGAATGGGTACAAAACAACCAAGGTTACTACTGGACAGAAGAAGAAGTAGAAACTCGCCTGCGCGATGTATTAGTACGTTCTTTCGAAAACGTATACAACACGCATGCGACACGCGGTGTGAATATGCGTCTTGCGGCTTACATGGTAGGCGTACGTAAAATGGCAGAAGCTAGCCAGTTCCGTGGTTGGGTGTAA
- a CDS encoding IS3 family transposase: MAIINGSETFPHGKNEHKMIEEYEMIRTIFEYHKGKSGFRVIKMRLEREHEIIINHKKIRRIMNQYGLITKVRRTNPYKKMEKATHEHRALPNLLNRHFTPGMSRQVLLTDITYLHYGNGQKAYLSCVKDSMTREIISFHLSSSLKMGIAYKIIDKLIIHLDGIVNPGTILHSDQGMHYTHPEFQHRVKKLGFTQSISCIGNCWDNAPMESFFGHMKDEMEYMRIQSFNELKKCVKAYIERYNYYRCQWTLETY, translated from the coding sequence GTGGCTATTATCAATGGATCAGAAACCTTCCCGCACGGGAAGAACGAGCACAAAATGATAGAAGAGTATGAAATGATTCGCACAATTTTTGAGTACCACAAAGGAAAATCCGGCTTCAGGGTCATTAAGATGAGGCTTGAACGTGAACACGAAATTATCATAAATCACAAGAAAATTCGACGCATTATGAACCAGTATGGATTGATTACAAAAGTTCGCCGTACTAATCCTTACAAGAAGATGGAAAAAGCGACACATGAACACCGGGCGCTTCCTAACCTTCTCAATCGTCACTTTACACCAGGAATGTCTAGACAAGTGCTCTTGACAGATATTACTTATCTACATTATGGGAATGGACAAAAAGCTTATTTGTCATGTGTAAAAGATAGTATGACACGTGAAATTATTTCCTTCCACCTTTCCTCATCTTTAAAAATGGGCATTGCCTACAAGATAATTGACAAGCTAATTATTCATTTAGATGGTATAGTGAATCCTGGTACAATCCTGCACTCTGATCAGGGCATGCATTATACGCATCCTGAGTTTCAACATCGAGTTAAAAAACTTGGTTTCACACAATCAATATCATGCATAGGAAACTGCTGGGACAACGCTCCAATGGAGTCTTTCTTTGGTCATATGAAGGACGAAATGGAATATATGAGGATTCAATCATTTAATGAGCTCAAAAAATGTGTAAAGGCATATATCGAAAGATATAACTACTATAGGTGTCAGTGGACATTAGAAACATACTAA
- a CDS encoding genetic competence negative regulator, which translates to MRVERLNQDKIRIFLTFDDLTERGIEKDDMWRDIPKVHELFNDMMDHAHDEVGFTVNGPVAVEVFSLPAQGMVVIVTRGKTEAHSDADDLDYDDIYEMQVTLEESDDIVYVFHDFDHLIELAHRIQGKAPYGGSAYAYRDRYYLVFEDVDMERSEYDDFIAVLSEYGEASTLTKYVLQEYGKSIVEKEAVEVLCRYFN; encoded by the coding sequence ATGCGCGTTGAACGTCTTAATCAGGATAAGATCCGTATTTTTTTAACCTTTGATGATTTAACTGAACGGGGTATCGAAAAAGACGACATGTGGCGGGATATTCCAAAAGTACATGAGCTTTTTAATGATATGATGGACCATGCCCATGATGAAGTTGGGTTTACGGTTAATGGTCCGGTCGCCGTCGAAGTGTTCTCACTTCCTGCGCAAGGCATGGTTGTTATTGTAACGCGCGGTAAGACGGAAGCACACAGCGATGCGGACGATCTGGATTATGACGATATATACGAGATGCAGGTCACGCTTGAAGAGAGCGACGACATTGTGTATGTGTTCCATGATTTTGATCATCTGATCGAGCTGGCACATCGCATTCAAGGAAAAGCTCCATATGGCGGAAGTGCGTATGCATATCGTGACCGTTACTATCTTGTGTTTGAAGATGTGGATATGGAACGCAGTGAGTATGATGACTTCATTGCGGTGCTGTCAGAATACGGTGAAGCATCCACATTAACGAAGTATGTACTTCAGGAATATGGCAAATCAATTGTTGAGAAGGAAGCGGTAGAAGTTTTGTGCCGTTACTTCAATTAA
- a CDS encoding transposase, producing the protein MHFLFDVEPTAHTQSCPCCHSTLYVIHRGVAYTRKVRNLPAFGRMVSLMLPAIRMTCTSCDVSFVWSYACVAPGKRYTKTFEDSLPSYVMGAKVTHAAKQTQTPVTTTDRVFKKWMEKESPRLQAECMQEAIQCEGLVLGIDDFAMRKGHTYNTGLHDLRGNTLLDVIPGRTVSELREYYKKYPRLFVLEPVAVVMDLARYYHTFITEVYPHVIRIADCFHVNRYVMKVLQ; encoded by the coding sequence TCTTGTCCTTGTTGTCATTCCACTTTATATGTAATTCACCGTGGGGTTGCTTATACACGAAAAGTGCGCAACCTGCCTGCATTTGGTCGTATGGTTTCTCTTATGCTCCCAGCTATTCGTATGACATGTACAAGTTGTGATGTCTCTTTTGTTTGGAGCTACGCATGTGTTGCGCCTGGAAAACGATACACCAAGACATTCGAAGATTCACTGCCTTCTTACGTTATGGGAGCGAAAGTTACTCATGCAGCTAAACAGACCCAAACACCAGTAACTACGACGGATCGAGTTTTTAAAAAGTGGATGGAGAAAGAAAGTCCGCGCTTGCAAGCAGAATGTATGCAAGAGGCTATTCAGTGTGAAGGGCTTGTCCTAGGCATTGATGATTTTGCGATGCGCAAAGGACATACGTATAACACAGGTTTGCATGACTTACGAGGAAATACTCTTTTGGATGTCATTCCTGGTAGAACTGTAAGCGAGCTACGTGAGTATTACAAAAAATATCCTAGACTTTTTGTGCTTGAACCTGTGGCTGTTGTCATGGATTTAGCTCGCTATTATCACACATTTATAACAGAAGTCTATCCTCATGTGATACGAATTGCCGACTGTTTTCATGTGAATCGCTATGTTATGAAAGTCCTGCAATAG